The following proteins come from a genomic window of Tenebrio molitor chromosome 9, icTenMoli1.1, whole genome shotgun sequence:
- the Mhc gene encoding myosin heavy chain, muscle isoform X26 — MPKPVVQEGDDPDPTPYLFVSLEQKRIDQTKPYDAKKSCWVPDEKEGFVLGEIKGTKGDLVTVGLPGGEEKNFKKDQVTQVNPPKYEKAEDMSNLTYLNDASVLHNLKQRYYNQLIYTYSGLFCVAINPYKRFPVYTNRCAKLYRGKRRNEVPPHIFAISDGAYVNMLTNHENQSMLITGESGAGKTENTKKVIAYFATVGASSKKTEEQSKKGNLEDQVVQTNPVLEAFGNAKTVRNDNSSRFGKFIRIHFGPTGKLAGADIETYLLEKARVISQQSLERSYHIFYQIMSGAVPGLKDQCLLSNDIYEYNFVSQGKVTIPNVDDAEELELTDQAFDVLGFTQEEKDNIYRITASVMHMGCMKFKQRGREEQAECDGTEEGERVAKLLGVEAPALYNALCKPRIKVGAEFVTQGRNVNQVSYSVGAMSKAMFDRVFKYLVKKCNETLDTKQKRQHFIGVLDIAGFEIFDYNGFEQLCINFTNEKLQQFFNHHMFVLEQEEYKKEGIQWTFIDFGMDLLACIDLIEKPMGILSILEEESMFPKATDKTFEEKLNTNHLGKSPNFLKPKPPKPGQQAAHFAIGHYAGNVPYNITGWLEKNKDPLNDTVVDLFKKGTNKLLVDIFADHPGQSGAPDAGGGKGRGKKGGGFATVSSAYKEQLNNLMATLRSTQPHFVRCIIPNELKQPGVIDSHLVMHQLTCNGVLEGIRICRKGFPNRMVYPDFKLRYKILAASSIKDDFSPEKASQIILDTVNLDSEQFRLGKTKVFFRAGVLGQMEELRDERLGKIVTWMQSWVRGYLSRKEFKKLQEQRLALQVCQRNLRKYLKLRTWPWYKLWQKVKPLLNVTRIEDEIAKLEEKAAKAQEAYEREAKAKKELEGLYSKLLAEKTDLLSSLEGEKGSLSEVQERANKLQAQKSDLESQLSETQDRLSQEEDARNQLTQQKKKLEQEISGYKKDIEDIELNLQKSEQDKATKDHQIRNLNDEIAHQDELINKLNKEKKLSGESSQKIAEELQAAEDKVNHLNKVKAKLEQTLDELEDSLEREKKLRGDVEKSKRKVEGDLKLTQEAVADLERNKKELEQTIQRKDKEISSLTAKLEDEQSVVGKLQKQIKELQARIEELEEEVEAERQARAKAEKQRADLARELEELGERLEEAGGATSAQIELNKKREAELAKLRRDLEESNIQHEGTLANLRKKHNDAVSEMGEQIDQLNKLKAKAEKEKAAYFGELNDLRASVDHLANEKAAVEKVSKQLQQQLNDVQGKLDETNRTLNDFDAAKKKLSIENSDLLRQLEEAESQVSQLSKIKVSLTTQLEDTKRLADEEGRERATLLGKFRNLEHDLDNIREQVEEEAEAKADIQRQLSKSNAEAQLWRQKYESEGIARSEELEEAKRKLQARLAEAEETIESLNQKVVALEKTKQRLTTEVEDLQIEVDRANAIASAAEKKQKAFDKIIGEWKLKVDDLAAELDASQKECRNYSTELFRLKGAYEEGQEQLEAVRRENKNLADEVKDLLDQIGEGGRNIHEIEKARKRLEAEKDELQAALEEAEAALEQEENKVLRSQLELSQVRQEIDRRIQEKEEEFENTRKNHQRALDSMQASLEAEAKGKAEALRMKKKLEADINELEIALDHANKANAEAQKTIKRYQQQLKDTQTALEEEQRARDEAREQLGISERRANALQNELEESRTLLEQADRARRQAEQELGDAHEQLNDLSAQNSSLSAAKRKLETELQTLHSDLDELLNEAKNSEEKAKKAMVDAARLADELRAEQDHAQTQEKLRKALETQIKDLQVRLDEAEANALKGGKKLIQKLEQRVRELENELDSEQRRHADAQKNLRKSERRIKELSFQAEEDRKNHERMQDLVDKLQQKIKTYKRQIEEAEEIAALNLAKFRKAQQELEEAEERADLAEQAIAKFRAKGRGGSAARGGSPAPPRQRPQLDGLTFPPRFDLAPENEF; from the exons ATGCCTAAACCAGTGGTCCAAGAGGGGGACGATCCAGATCCGACCCCGTACTTGTTCGTTTCTCTTGAACAGAAACGTATCGACCAGACCAAGCCCTACGATGCCAAGAAATCATGCTGGGTCCCGGACGAAAAGGAGGGTTTCGTACTTGGTGAGATCAAGGGGACGAAGGGCGATCTCGTCACCGTCGGACTCCCCGGCGGAGAG GAGAAGAACTTCAAGAAGGACCAAGTGACCCAAGTCAACCCGCCCAAATACGAGAAAGCTGAGGATATGTCCAATTTGACATACCTCAACGACGCTTCCGTATTGCATAATCTCAAGCAAAGATACTATAACCAACTTATCTAT ACTTACTCTGGTCTTTTCTGCGTCGCTATCAACCCCTACAAGCGCTTCCCCGTCTACACCAACCGCTGCGCCAAGTTGTACCGTGGCAAGAGGCGTAATGAAGTCCCACCCCATATCTTCGCCATTTCTGACGGTGCCTACGTTAACATGTTGACCA ACCACGAGAATCAATCTATGTTGATTAC TGGTGAGTCTGGTGCCGGAAAAACTGAGAACACGAAGAAGGTAATTGCCTACTTCGCCACTGTCGGCGCTTCATCTAAGAAAACTGAAGAACAATCCAAGAAGGGTAACTTGGAAGATCAGGTCGTACAAACTAACCCTGTACTTGAAGCCTTCGGTAACGCCAAGACCGTGCGTAATGACAACTCTTCACGTTTC GGTAAATTCATCCGTATCCACTTCGGTCCAACTGGTAAACTGGCCGGTGCTGATATTGAGACTT ATCTACTCGAGAAAGCTCGTGTCATCTCCCAACAGTCCCTGGAGAGATCCTACCACATCTTCTACCAGATCATGTCTGGTGCCGTCCCTGGACTTAAGG ATCAATGCTTGCTTTCTAACGACATTTACGAATACAACTTCGTATCCCAGGGTAAAGTTACAATTCCAAACGTCGACGATGCAGAGGAATTAGAATTAACCGat CAAGCCTTCGACGTTCTGGGTTTCACCCAAGAGGAGAAGGACAACATCTACAGAATCACTGCCTCTGTAATGCACATGGGTTGCATGAAGTTCAAACAAAGAGGTCGTGAAGAGCAGGCTGAATGTGACGGTACCGAG GAAGGTGAACGCGTCGCCAAACTGTTGGGTGTTGAAGCCCCCGCTTTGTACAACGCTCTTTGCAAGCCCAGGATCAAGGTCGGTGCCGAGTTCGTCACCCAGGGTCGTAATGTCAACCAGGTCTCCTATTCCGTGGGTGCCATGTCGAAGGCCATGTTCGACAGGGTTTTCAAATATCTCGTCAAGAAGTGTAACGAGACCCTTGACACCAAACAGAAGAGACAGCACTTCATCGGTGTACTGGATATCGCCGGTTTCGAAATCTTCGAC TACAACGGTTTTGAACAACTGTGTATTAACTTTACCAATGAGAAACTTCAACAATTCTTTAACCATCACATGTTCGTACTCGAGCAAGAAGAGTACAAGAAAGAGGGTATCCAATGGACATTTATTGATTTTGGCATGGATTTGTTAGCCTGTATTGATTTGATTGAAAAG CCTATGGGTATCTTGTCCATCCTTGAAGAAGAGTCTATGTTCCCCAAGGCCACTGACAAGACTTTTGAGGAGAAATTGAACACCAACCACTTGGGCAAATCTCCCAACTTCTTGAAGCCCAAACCACCAAAGCCTGGCCAACAAGCTGCTCACTTCGCCATCGGCCATTACGCCGGCAAC GTACCCTACAATATCACCGGTTGGTTGGAGAAGAACAAGGACCCCTTGAACGACACCGTGGTCGACTTGTTCAAGAAGGGCACCAACAAACTCTTGGTGGACATCTTCGCGGATCATCCTGGTCAATCTGGTGCTCCCGATGCTGGTGGCGGCAAGG GTCGTGGTAAGAAGGGAGGTGGTTTTGCTACTGTATCTTCAGCCTACAAG GAACAATTGAACAACTTGATGGCCACCTTGCGCTCTACCCAGCCGCATTTCGTCCGTTGCATCATTCCCAATGAATTGAAACAGCCCGGAGTCATCGACTCTCATCTTGTCATGCACCAGCTGACTTGCAACGGTGTACTTGAAGGAATTCGTATTTGCAGAAAAGGTTTCCCCAACAGGATGGTTTACCCCGACTTCAAACTTCG ATACAAAATTCTGGCCGCAAGTTCTATTAAGGATGACTTTAGCCCCGAGAAAGCTTCTCAGATCATTTTGGATACTGTGAACCTCGATTCCGAACAATTCCGTCTCGGTAAAACAAAG GTCTTCTTCCGCGCCGGTGTCCTGGGTCAAATGGAGGAGCTTCGCGACGAGCGTCTTGGCAAGATCGTCACCTGGATGCAATCTTGGGTACGCGGTTACCTCTCCAGGAAAGAGTTCAAGAAGTTGCAAGAACAGCGCTTGGCTCTCCAAGTGTGCCAGAGGAACTTGCGCAAGTACCTCAAGCTTCGCACCTGGCCCTGGTACAAGTTGTGGCAGAAAGTCAAGCCTCTCCTCAACGTCACCCGCATCGAGGATGAGATTGCG AAACTGGAGGAGAAAGCTGCCAAGGCCCAAGAAGCATACGAACGCGAGGCCAAAGCCAAGAAGGAATTGGAGGGACTCTACTCCAAACTCTTGGCAGAAAAGACTGATCTTCTCTCCTCTCTCGAAGGCGAAAAGGGATCCCTTTCCGAGGTCCAGGAGAGAGCCAACAAGCTCCAAGCCCAAAAGAGCGATCTTGAAAGTCAATTATCC GAAACTCAAGACCGTCTCAGCCAGGAGGAAGATGCACGCAACCAACTGACGCaacagaaaaagaaattggagCAAGAAATCTCCGGTTACAAGAAGGACATCGAAGATATTGAGCTCAACCTCCAGAAATCCGAGCAGGACAAAGCCACCAAGGACCACCAGATCAGAAACTTGAACGATGAGATCGCCCACCAAGATGAACTCATCAACAAGCTCAACAAGGAGAAGAAACTCTCCGGCGAGAGCAGCCAAAAGATCGCTGAGGAGCTCCAAGCCGCCGAAGACAAAGTCAATCACTTGAACAAAGTCAAGGCTAAGCTCGAGCAGACCCTCGACGAATTGGAGGACTCCCTCGAGCGCGAGAAGAAACTCCGCGGTGACGTGGAGAAGTCCAAGCGCAAGGTTGAAGGCGATCTCAAGCTGACCCAGGAAGCCGTGGCCGATCTCGAACGCAACAAGAAGGAACTCGAACAGACCATCCAACGCAAAGACAAGGAGATCTCATCTCTCACTGCCAAACTCGAAGACGAACAATCCGTTGTGGGCAAACTCCAGAAACAAATCAAGGAACTCCAGGCCAGGATCGAGGAACTCGAAGAGGAAGTCGAAGCCGAACGTCAAGCTCGCGCCAAGGCTGAGAAGCAACGCGCCGATTTGGCCAGGGAACTCGAGGAACTCGGCGAGCGTCTCGAGGAAGCCGGCGGTGCCACCTCCGCTCAAATCGAACTCAACAAGAAACGCGAAGCCGAACTTGCCAAACTCAGGAGGGACTTGGAAGAATCCAACATCCAACACGAAGGTACTCTCGCCAATCTCAGGAAGAAGCACAACGATGCCGTTTCCGAGATGGGTGAACAAATCGACCAACTCAACAAACTCAAGGCTAA GGCTGAAAAAGAAAAGGCTGCATACTTTGGGGAACTTAACGACCTCCGTGCCTCCGTCGACCATTTGGCTAACGAAAAG GCTGCCGTCGAAAAAGTATCTAAGCAACTCCAACAACAACTCAATGACGTCCAAGGCAAACTCGATGAAACCAACCGCACTCTCAACGACTTCGATGCCGCCAAGAAGAAGCTCTCCATCGAAAACTCTGACCTCCTCCGCCAACTCGAAGAAGCCGAATCTCAAGTCTCTCAACTCAGCAAGATCAAGGTCTCCCTCACCACCCAATTGGAAGACACCAAGAGGCTCGCCGACGAAGAAGGTCGCGAACGCGCCACTCTCCTCGGCAAATTCCGCAACTTGGAACACGACTTGGACAACATCCGCGAACAAGTTGAAGAGGAAGCCGAAGCTAAGGCCGACATCCAACGCCAACTCAGCAAGTCCAACGCTGAAGCTCAACTCTGGCGCCAGAAATACGAATCCGAAGGTATCGCCCGCTCTGAAGAACTCGAAGAGGCCAAGAGGAAACTCCAGGCCCGTCTCGCTGAAGCCGAAGAGACCATCGAGTCCCTCAACCAGAAGGTTGTAGCTTTGGAGAAGACCAAGCAGCGATTGACCACCGAAGTCGAAGATTTGCAAATCGAAGTCGACAGGGCTAACGCCATTGCCAGCGCTGCCGAGAAGAAACAGAAGGCCTTCGACAAGATCATCGGAGAATGGAAGCTCAAGGTTGACGATTTGGCCGCCGAGCTCGACGCCAGCCAGAAGGAATGCCGCAACTACTCCACCGAATTGTTCAGGCTCAAGGGAGCTTACGAAGAGGGACAGGAACAACTCGAAGCTGTCCGCCGCGAGAACAAGAACTTGGCCGACGAAGTCAAGGATCTCCTCGACCAAATCGGCGAAGGTGGCCGCAACATCCACGAGATCGAGAAGGCCAGGAAACGCTTGGAAGCCGAGAAAGACGAACTCCAAGCCGCCTTGGAGGAAGCCGAAGCCGCCCTCGAACAAGAAGAGAACAAAGTGTTGCGCAGCCAACTCGAGTTGTCTCAAGTCCGCCAAGAGATCgaccgccgcatccaagagaAAGAGGAGGAATTCGAAAACACCCGCAAGAATCATCAACGCGCTCTCGACTCCATGCAAGCCTCCCTCGAAGCCGAAGCCAAAGGCAAGGCTGAGGCTCTTCGCATGAAGAAGAAGTTGGAAGCCGACATCAACGAGCTCGAAATCGCCTTGGACCACGCCAACAAG GCCAACGCCGAGGCCCAGAAGACCATCAAGCGCTACCAACAACAGCTCAAGGACACCCAGACCGCCCTCGAGGAGGAACAACGTGCCCGCGACGAAGCCCGCGAACAACTCGGCATCTCTGAGCGCCGCGCCAACGCCCTCCAGAACGAACTCGAAGAGAGCCGCACTCTCTTGGAACAAGCCGACCGCGCTCGCCGCCAAGCCGAGCAAGAATTGGGTGACGCCCACGAGCAACTCAACGACCTGTCCGCCCAGAACTCGTCTCTCTCCGCTGCCAAGAGGAAACTCGAGACCGAGCTCCAGACCCTCCACTCTGACCTCGACGAACTCCTGAACGAGGCCAAGAACTCCGAAGAGAAGGCGAAGAAAGCCATGGTCGACGCCGCTCGTCTCGCCGACGAACTCCGCGCCGAACAAGACCACGCCCAGACCCAGGAGAAACTCCGCAAGGCTCTCGAGACCCAGATCAAGGATCTCCAAGTCCGTCTCGACGAGGCCGAAGCCAACGCCCTCAAGGGAGGCAAGAAGCTGATCCAGAAACTCGAACAGCGCGTCAGGGAGTTGGAGAACGAATTGGACAGCGAACAGAGGAGACACGCCGACGCCCAGAAGAACTTGAGGAAATCGGAGCGCCGCATCAAGGAGCTGAGCTTCCAAGCCGAGGAAGACCGCAAGAACCACGAACGCATGCAGGATCTCGTCGACAAGTTGCAACAAAAGATCAAGACCTACAAGAGGCAGATCGAGGAAGCCGAAGAAATCGCCGCCCTCAACTTGGCTAAATTCCGCAAGGCTCAACAGGAGTTGGAGGAAGCCGAGGAACGTGCCGACCTCGCTGAACAGGCCATCGCTAAATTCCGCGCGAAGGGACGTGGGGGATCCGCCGCCAGGGGAGGCAGCCCAGCG CCCCCGAGACAGCGCCCCCAATTAGACGGCCTTACCTTCCCACCAAGGTTCGACCTGGCTCCTGAAAACgaattctaa